The following are from one region of the Ruficoccus sp. ZRK36 genome:
- a CDS encoding DUF932 domain-containing protein has protein sequence MITDTIEPVSATTTKPCNLLLHCGSHAVSRGELAQAPTPPPTSTWRPIAHLKLLQVVEVALLTQGFAIAGQAHGLTHDNARYFGLIEVSGFTHNPDYHYVVGVRNSHDMRFSAGLVAGSQVLVCDNLSFSGEIQLARKHTPRILDDLPRLVDAAVGKLRRYWDQHDYRVIRYREARINDRRAHDLVIRAVDKGVMANGYIPKVLSLWRKPRHEAFAPRTLWSLQNAFTEVFKGRVDLLPDRTRRLHRLLDHEAGLN, from the coding sequence ATGATCACCGATACCATCGAACCCGTCTCAGCCACAACCACCAAGCCTTGCAACCTGCTCTTGCACTGCGGTAGCCACGCCGTCAGCCGTGGAGAGCTCGCGCAGGCACCGACACCACCTCCGACCAGCACCTGGAGGCCGATTGCGCACTTAAAGCTCCTGCAAGTCGTGGAGGTTGCCCTGCTTACCCAGGGCTTTGCCATTGCCGGGCAGGCGCATGGGCTCACCCATGACAACGCCCGTTACTTCGGTCTGATCGAGGTCAGCGGTTTTACCCACAACCCCGACTACCACTACGTCGTCGGTGTAAGGAATTCTCATGACATGCGCTTCTCTGCCGGGCTCGTCGCGGGCAGCCAGGTGCTTGTTTGCGACAATCTGTCTTTTTCCGGAGAGATCCAGTTGGCCCGCAAGCACACCCCGCGTATCCTCGACGACCTGCCCCGGCTGGTGGATGCCGCCGTGGGCAAGCTCAGGCGCTACTGGGACCAGCACGATTACCGGGTCATCCGTTATCGTGAGGCCCGCATCAATGACCGGCGTGCCCATGACCTGGTTATCCGCGCTGTCGATAAAGGTGTCATGGCCAACGGATACATCCCCAAGGTCCTCTCCCTGTGGAGAAAACCCCGTCATGAAGCGTTTGCGCCCCGCACCCTCTGGAGCCTCCAAAACGCTTTTACGGAAGTCTTCAAGGGCCGCGTGGACCTGCTCCCGGACAGAACCCGACGCCTGCATCGCCTCCTCGACCATGAGGCCGGACTCAACTAG
- a CDS encoding immunity 22 family protein produces the protein MFKKFFAKKEPLEPRVSGEGDVSGPDYHDYVEGGVVSIWIGSFTDESDLDDYLQSIFPKDFGIKIPTFKIGELWAESSPVSIFELVKDFSKAGRFEMKCVEAAKRLNIVEASCMFIAYDFRYDAALMKNQSAPLTFVGTIKYR, from the coding sequence ATGTTTAAGAAATTTTTCGCAAAAAAAGAGCCGTTAGAACCTAGAGTGTCAGGGGAAGGTGACGTTAGTGGTCCCGACTACCATGACTATGTGGAAGGGGGGGTCGTTTCTATATGGATTGGCTCTTTTACTGATGAATCTGATTTAGACGATTATCTCCAATCGATTTTTCCGAAAGACTTTGGGATCAAGATTCCAACTTTCAAGATTGGGGAACTTTGGGCTGAATCTTCGCCAGTATCGATTTTTGAATTAGTGAAAGATTTTTCGAAAGCAGGACGATTTGAAATGAAATGTGTAGAGGCGGCTAAGAGGTTGAATATTGTTGAGGCCTCTTGTATGTTTATTGCTTATGATTTTCGGTATGATGCTGCCTTAATGAAGAATCAATCTGCTCCACTAACGTTTGTGGGGACGATTAAATATCGCTGA
- a CDS encoding PD-(D/E)XK nuclease family protein → MIQPLEHDHNGQHPSTDGLLDHISASTVKLYLTCPLKFWYKKVLKLSEPVSPSLHLGKAVHAALQHFHRARWRGECHERTTVIEAFTQAFNTPDEAPVYPNMDTRQTNHDKGIKMVEAYLDSEHGQMTELPLGVEVQLEEDLPDIPSPVLGYIDLVRVGNVPVDYKTCASTPNIQLEAFQHEAQLTLYQLLIESATGEKVEGRELVFIVKTKVPKIIVHRLAPASEREKQRVLDIACAAVDGIYHERFHPQPGMHCAWCSYRSQCAKWTGGAR, encoded by the coding sequence ATGATCCAGCCACTGGAACACGACCACAACGGCCAGCATCCCTCCACCGATGGCCTGCTTGATCACATCTCGGCCAGCACGGTCAAACTCTACCTGACCTGTCCGCTGAAGTTCTGGTACAAGAAGGTCCTTAAGTTGTCCGAGCCTGTCTCCCCCAGCCTGCACCTGGGTAAGGCTGTCCACGCCGCCTTGCAGCACTTCCACCGCGCTCGCTGGCGTGGGGAGTGCCATGAGCGGACGACGGTGATCGAGGCCTTCACACAGGCGTTTAATACGCCTGATGAGGCCCCTGTGTATCCGAACATGGATACGCGACAGACCAATCACGACAAAGGCATCAAAATGGTCGAGGCCTACCTGGACTCCGAGCACGGGCAGATGACAGAGCTTCCACTCGGTGTCGAAGTCCAACTGGAGGAGGACCTGCCGGACATCCCCAGCCCCGTGCTCGGGTACATCGATCTGGTTCGGGTGGGCAACGTACCGGTCGATTACAAGACCTGCGCGAGCACCCCAAACATCCAGCTCGAAGCCTTCCAGCACGAGGCACAGCTCACGCTCTACCAACTGCTTATCGAATCGGCAACGGGCGAAAAGGTCGAGGGCCGCGAACTGGTTTTCATCGTAAAAACCAAGGTCCCGAAGATTATCGTACACCGGCTGGCACCGGCGAGCGAACGAGAGAAACAGCGCGTGCTGGACATTGCCTGTGCGGCGGTGGACGGCATTTACCATGAGCGGTTTCATCCACAGCCAGGCATGCACTGTGCCTGGTGCAGCTACCGCTCGCAGTGCGCAAAATGGACGGGAGGGGCGCGATGA
- a CDS encoding DUF2750 domain-containing protein — protein sequence MKPRINEKQLRSVMGLSAPKRYSYFIKKVADWEMVWGLYQNGWALTQSSEGNTVFPFWPAMEFAQLCATNEWENYSPEEIPLSDFMNDLLPKLGSDGILPGVFFVPEHGSVNASANQILEDLNEELSRLE from the coding sequence ATGAAACCACGCATAAATGAAAAGCAGCTTAGATCTGTTATGGGACTGAGTGCCCCAAAGCGTTATTCCTATTTCATCAAGAAGGTTGCCGACTGGGAAATGGTTTGGGGTTTATATCAAAATGGATGGGCTTTAACACAGTCGTCCGAGGGGAATACCGTATTTCCTTTTTGGCCTGCCATGGAGTTTGCTCAACTCTGCGCAACCAACGAATGGGAGAATTACAGCCCAGAAGAAATACCTCTATCAGATTTTATGAATGATCTTTTGCCTAAACTTGGTAGTGATGGCATCCTCCCCGGTGTATTTTTTGTTCCCGAACACGGTAGTGTAAATGCATCAGCAAATCAAATACTGGAGGATTTAAATGAAGAGCTATCACGCCTTGAGTAG
- a CDS encoding site-specific integrase, whose protein sequence is MARPKKTERFQLQKYVNDSGSTSWRVTGYWPDGKRERKNFQKKTDAIEHRTRIETEAAGISIGYQLHRTSLSQGQLADAESAVSLAEGKSLVEIVTHYKKLGTTLKEQAGLSLDSALDYILKHYTPELEELSLQTAKAYFHENKSILRAKTRTHYESSLKLLNKLDPNTPIHRIGMKDLERILKPYNNLNTQKTYRRGLNTFFNWCVRHHYAVENPCIRLDKLPADTSQVSILSLDEAKRLLRASMLYSDGAMAAVIALGLFAGLRPSEIDDLEPKNIKDEYIVVTGGKLRRQMNRRVPKPEILSTWLKKFPFTGQPKGAAYKMKVLKAATQAEHWVQDIIRHTSISFQLERDKDDAYTAFNNGTSRTMIERHYRDVIDDPKSVDAYWEISPESLKTVTVDLPTGQGLDNWPDDKDLAKLVWEKPLSKLAKDLGVSDNAIRKRCIKHKIDLPKNGYWQRQRALGL, encoded by the coding sequence ATGGCTCGTCCAAAGAAAACAGAGCGTTTCCAGCTCCAGAAGTATGTGAATGACAGTGGCAGCACGTCATGGAGAGTAACCGGCTACTGGCCGGATGGGAAGCGTGAACGCAAAAATTTCCAGAAGAAGACAGATGCCATCGAGCACCGCACCCGGATTGAGACCGAGGCCGCTGGGATAAGCATCGGCTACCAGCTTCACCGGACCTCCCTATCCCAAGGGCAGCTCGCTGACGCCGAGAGTGCGGTCAGCTTAGCCGAAGGAAAGTCGCTTGTCGAAATCGTCACCCACTACAAGAAACTGGGCACAACCTTGAAAGAGCAGGCCGGGTTGTCGCTGGATTCTGCTCTAGACTACATTCTAAAGCACTATACACCCGAATTGGAGGAGCTATCCTTGCAGACGGCTAAAGCGTACTTTCATGAGAACAAGTCGATTCTGCGTGCGAAAACAAGAACGCACTATGAGTCATCTCTGAAATTATTGAATAAACTCGACCCGAACACTCCTATTCACCGAATAGGGATGAAGGACCTGGAGAGGATACTGAAACCATACAACAACCTGAATACCCAGAAAACCTATCGACGCGGTCTGAACACCTTCTTCAACTGGTGCGTTCGTCATCACTATGCGGTTGAAAACCCGTGCATCAGGCTAGACAAGCTTCCAGCCGACACCTCCCAGGTTTCAATCCTGTCCCTCGATGAAGCCAAGCGCCTGCTCCGAGCGTCCATGCTCTACAGCGACGGAGCCATGGCTGCGGTCATCGCACTTGGGCTCTTTGCAGGACTACGTCCCAGTGAAATCGATGACCTTGAGCCCAAGAACATCAAGGACGAGTACATCGTTGTCACAGGAGGGAAATTACGCCGTCAGATGAACAGGCGGGTTCCCAAGCCAGAGATCCTTTCCACCTGGCTGAAAAAGTTTCCATTTACAGGTCAGCCCAAGGGCGCAGCGTATAAGATGAAGGTCCTCAAAGCAGCCACTCAAGCCGAGCACTGGGTGCAGGACATCATCCGGCACACCTCGATCAGCTTTCAGCTGGAGCGCGACAAGGATGACGCTTACACAGCGTTCAACAACGGCACGTCCAGAACGATGATCGAGCGGCATTACCGCGACGTCATCGATGACCCCAAGTCCGTCGATGCCTACTGGGAAATTTCTCCTGAATCCCTGAAAACCGTCACGGTCGATCTTCCCACGGGACAAGGCCTCGACAACTGGCCCGATGACAAAGATCTGGCCAAACTGGTGTGGGAAAAACCGTTGTCGAAGCTGGCCAAGGATTTAGGCGTCTCGGACAACGCGATCCGCAAGCGCTGCATCAAGCACAAGATCGACTTGCCCAAGAACGGCTACTGGCAGCGACAACGGGCACTCGGGCTGTAG